taaccaatgcttgattaactagattgatcgcgaagaactaagctaagtacatgaatgagcgtccttatatatgtttcctccttcataGCCATCATGTCCCTCTGCTATGCTGGGTATGATTGTCATCATATCCGATCATACCTGTTGCTATGTTCGGATCTGATGaaggatcacgtgacataTCCGCTGGTTCGGCCAATTCgatccctgttcctcctGCGTTTCCTTCATCAACTATTATCCAATAgtttctgccttgactctccatatcatcacgtgagattaATACGTTGAGGTCTGTAACAACTCCTAGGAGTGCTGAACAGGATCATAAGACAGCCAATCCTGCTCTTGAGAGCTAGAAGCACGCTCCCCAGACATAGGGTAGTCTCTAGAGCGAATTGAATCTTCATGGGAGCTTAGTTTACCCCACTATCTCTGGGGAGAAGCTGGCATGGTAAGAAGTGGAGCAGAAGGAATGATGGCCTCAATTTCCTGTTCCATTGATGGTGCTATTCGCTTTGTTGAGGGGGGTCGAAGGGGTGGTGGCCAAAAGCGCTATGAAGCAAAATGGACTCAGATGAAACTCTAGCGTGGTGCGTTTTATTGAGGCTATCTTAGTCAGGCTACTCACCCTCTGCTCAGTCCCCTACTCATTGATCAgctcaggctgctcaggGCATGCTCAGGTCTGCACAGTGAGCAAAAAGTGGCGAGGGGTGAGCGCTAAAACGGAAAGGGAATGCCTTCGAGCTGTCTAGAAAAACAAGTACGTATGGATTTCGCATCATAACTTCACAGCATCTCGAGAGTTACCCGATTCGGATGCGACGCAAAGCATTGGAGGTCAAGACGGCGGTGAGATACTGCCAGAACTTTTTCCTCGTTTTGCATCAGTCATAGCGTGTCAGTTTCTAGAAACGGGTCATTTTTCTATCTGAAAATGGCAAGAAAGAATACTTCATTGCCTTCTTCTTTAGCCATAATCACGAGTACGTTCTCCCATGATCAATCCCGCCACGCTGGCAGAGCCTCTGCCAACTGTCAGTGCGCTCGAGTCAGGATGCGCGCTACGAACCGCGCGGGTCTCCCGCTCGAGGGTTCACCCGCCCGCCCGCTTAGTCGAGAATAACTCCATACACAGAAAGAAGCAGAGAGAAACGGTCTGAATCAAGCTCAATGGCATGATGGAGCGCTGCAGATACGCTGACTGCATCAGCCATGGAGTACGGGGTACGGAGCCTGAGTTGTATCCGGAGTACGTCCTGCGACCGAGTGGCTGGGCGATCCACACTGTGCATCTACAGATACCGCGTTGTTCCGGCCGGATGTAAAGCTGCAGGGAAGGAGCAGGAGTCGAACTGCTTGGATTTTGACACGTATCGAAGCTGTGCCGCCCCTCTCCGGAAGCATTCGCTGCATTGATTAGTGGAATAAAGAGGCCCCCCGCCTCATCTCAGTTTAGTCTGGATTGGAACCGAGATAGTATTGACATGATGGTGTCTCGGATAGCGAGCGGATGGGTAAAATCAATTCGTCTGGAGTTACGAAGTACGGAACTGCTTTAATTAGCACCATATATGCATGGAGTGCAGGATATTATTCTGTTGACTGCTTAATATCCGCCGAGGCTTGGGCCACGAGTATCGTATCAGGAAAGAAGCCGTGCAGATGGCTTGATTATTCCTTGCATCATTTCTCGCTGCCCATTTCAATGGCCGGTGGTTCGGAGACAACGTCAGTGATCAATGGATCAATGCCTTAGTGGCGCTGCTCGTTATTACCGATATTATTAAAGgccctcttttttcttttgctatCAATTGGGGGTCGTTGTTATTGTTTAATCCCCGTTTGGCACGGAGCACTACCCCCCCGGCCTGCAATTGGACTGACTCGGGTTATTGAGACGAACACAGGGCAGCTCCTGTCCGTTGCTCATACTCACAATTGTCAGCGGTGTGTTGGCAAACccaggcaaaaaaaaaaaaaaaaagacagaaACAGCAGACGACTATTGTAAACACACAATGTCACGAGACTGTCTGCTTTCTGGCCACGAGCTTCTATTTACCATCGCCAATTGCATCTTTTTCCGTACCTTGCATTGCTAGTGCTGTTTGCTCGCGCCTTTTGCTGTGTGCGGGTGAAAgaatcttctttttttcttctcggTCATTCGCAACGATACATTAATCCATAATTGAGTCAGGAGCCCTACAAAAACGCCCGAGTGCTCCAGATCACCGGCGTGCAAATAAACGGGATTTCTTGTCTATTCTGCGGGGTGGAATCAGCACCTCATATTTCTTTTATCTCCCCCCCCAAGATAGCCTCTTTGTCTTGGTCTGTTTTGTACAACAAGTTCGCCTCCGAGGATTGCAATCGCCGGACCTGACTTATCAATTTTCATTTGCGCGACTTCCGAGCGGTCTGAATTGGTACTCGGCGCATCACCTGCTTACCTCAACCCTTCCCCCGCGACAAGCAAAAAAAGGCATACAATCGCAACAAGAACAAACGCAGAAGAAAAGGGTGCGACGGGAACTAGTATTCCTTTGGGCCAAAGTCGGAGTCTATTTTGGCGCTGACTTTGGGTATCGACTGGCTGAGAAAGTTCCCGAAGCTGGTGCTTGGCATGAGTATGGAAAGCCACAGCGTTTAAGCGCATCTGGGGAACTACATTTTGTATTGAGCGTTTGCGCGCGCGAAAGCAAGGTAAGATGATCATAACATCCTTCCGTTTCACTTTTCCTTTATTTATCATCATCGGCCTATCCGGTGCAAATAAAGCATCCTTGAGTTCTGTCTTCTTATAGCGGGCGTTCCTGTTACACtgttttctttattttcCGAGATTGATACCCAATTTGTTTCCATTGAACAGTGTAACCGCAACCATGGCTGACATCGACGAGGACAAGCTTCCCTTGGACTTCGACGACTGTGAATGGTTGGACGTGTGGATGGCGTCGCATGAAGTTGATCAGAAGGCCCTTGGGGCCTTCGCGGCTTCCACAGGGCTGGAAGATCCGTTCCTGTCTGCGATGCTGTACAAGGTGCTGGGTCTGTCAGTGATGCTTTCCAAGAAGCTTCTTCGTGCACGACGACTGCGACGTTTAGATCCGACTCGAGAAACGAGATCCCTTCAGATGTACCATCACATCATATGGCTTTCGCGCGAAGGTCTCTTAATTCTGGAAGAGTTTGTTCTTCCAATGGTCGAAGCGTATGTGGAGTTGAAGGTCCTGGCGCATAAACTCCGAGCTTCGTTTTATCATATTTTTGTTTTGTTCCACAATCAACCGGCTGTTCACTCCCCCGGTATCATCGGTCTCCCGGCAAATGGTGCTACGATAAGTGGCACAGGATCCGGGGTACTGTCTCAGGAGCCAGGGACAAGGCTTTCTTTCAAATCAAAACCAGAGATACTACCCGTACCAGTAGAACTGGCATCTCGCTGGGAACGTCTATCGGCAGGAAGAGTCACCCAGCATCCTCCGGGTCTTGCGCCTGTTCAACCGCCTAAACCGGCAGCATCGTTTCTTCTTCCGTTGCAGGATTATACTACAACTGCCACGGCCTGTTTCAACCATGCCGCCACGTTAGCGGAACGAATGCTACCGGGATCCCATCCCCTGCGACTGTCCGTCAAGCTCGAATATGCCGCCTACATCCACGACTGTTTGCATGACCCCACCGCCTGCCGACGGCTAGCAAAGCAGGCAATTGCCGATGTATACAATGCCCGGGAAGGTATGGACGATGAGAGCTTCGAAGATGCCGCCGAGATTGTCAGGGTTCTAGGGCGGATGGTCAAGCGCGGCGGCAAAACAAGCAGTAGCGGCGGCAGCACCACCCAGACAGGAACCCCGCGTGGAGACAAATCTAGGAGTGAGGGGAGTGAAACTTCGCAAACGAGGAGGGGCACGGCTACGACGACTACGGCTACAACAACTACGACAATGGTGTCGCCTAAGTCCGAGACACcagcgacgatgacgaaTCGTTTATGATAGAGTTGTATTATGGGGTTACTCTGTATAGGAACCATGAAGTGTACAGGAACATGGGCGGATGAGTTGTTTGTCATACTATGAATAATTATTGATCTCTGCATCGCTTTCTATATAATTACTCTCTGTTGCTATACAAATACATATCTTGATCGATTCTCGGTGACTTACAGTACCGTATGGTAAGCGACGTGCGATCGTCGGGGCACGAGTCAAACTTCGACGTGCAGTGCCTTgtttattattatcattCTCTCATAGAGACCCTTGCTATTAATACTTATTCTATATGCCTCATTGTCCCTCCATATTCCTCTCAATTCTTATTATATGCTGCATATAACGCGATAGCAGACCCTTTTGGCGGTCGCATCCCACAGAGGGGCGACAGGGTCCTTACGTCATTTGTCCTCTATTTTTTCTTTGCGCCGGCAAAAAGTGACATTCGACGTCGTCATCGACGCTCATTGCAAGGCAATCGCTTTTTCGGGGATCATCCCGATCTTTTATATACATACTACAACGGCGATACCTGGATCTGGTTCTCTTTTCCCTCGttgttcttcctctccaccgcCAGCGGCTGCTCATCCGGTTTCGTGCTGATCGTCAACGGGTTGCTGGGACAGAAAAATCACACCCACTTTTAGACGAGCTGGGCGCCCTGTGAAGTTCGCCCATTTTGCGCCTGCCCTGCGACTGGATTCTTACTTGCTTGCAGCTTGCAGTTCTCGTTGACCTCGTTACCGTTCAATAGACATAGCTTTACATCTTCGTTTACCGTCACTAATAATAATCTTCTACTTCTCCCGACATCCTGGCAATGAGGTTGCCGTTATCCTTGTGCCTTCCCGAGTACTCCGAAGCCGATTGTGAGCCTAAATCCGAATTCAGATCCTATACCAGTTGAGTGCGTGTTTTTTGTTGAGTGGACGCAGTCTAGTCCGGGTCATAGTCCGCCCGGCGCGTGGACGATGTGGTCGGGGCTGGAAAAGCCAGGTGCAATTCCGTTTTTGGCGCTTGTTGTCTTTTCACTGCTTAGCTTGGTGCCGTCGTTATCATGGGATTGGGGTTCTAATTGGAAGGATGGGTGGTATGTTGGGATTCATCGGAATGAGGTCCGACGTGAGTATTGCAATACGTTGCGTCAACGGTATGCCGCCGGCAGTTGCTGATGGTAATAGCAGTTGGTGCAGATTTTTCGCGAATCGTCAAGGATGGCTCGGTTGATACTCGTTTGAGAGTCCGGGCAACCAGCGGTCAGTGTTGGCCGTGGTTGTGTGGTGATTCTCTACCTCGCCCGCGTCCTGCTGCGGTCCCAAGCTCGTTTGAGACTGCGTCTGTTTTGCCAAACGATGCCCCCACGGTGTATCCGTGGAAAAATGCTTCGACCCTTATTCGAAGTGTTCGCGCTTTCACAGCCTTCATCCAACAGTTAGATGACCGTCAACTGCTGCCGTCTTTTTCTACCCGAAGCGTGTTCCCAGTCGAGACAACGCTGTTGCATCCTTCTTCGAACCTTTCCGTCGTTTCGTCCTCTCCGTTACATCCTTTACGTGACGACTCTTTTGAACCAATGGTATATGACAATAATTATACGACCTTGATGACCAACAAAACCGATACAGCTCCTAGACTACAGTTTTGCGATCGTTTCAGCGGTGCATGGCAGCAGGCCTGCCACACCGTCCACGATACAGTGAAgacatttttttttccctatGACGCTATAGACTCAACACATCTACCTAATTCTTCAATGCACCCGCCTGTTTCGCTTTCTTCGGATACTCACCAACGAAAGCTACCACTGCCACACAACGAGTCCGAATCTACCGTCGCACCCAAAACAATACCCTCTGCAAATGCAGCTGCAGTCCTCTCCGGCGACTCGCAGGATGCAGGGAGCTGTCGAAATCCCAAACAAGTCCGCGGTAGCTGTATGGCTATCGTGATCGGCTTGGTAATGGGAATCATATGGTTTTGATTCGTATTCACCCAATCTTATTGGGCTTCCATGGCTTTGGAGTTTTCTTTGCATTATACTGTACACGACTTACATTTGCTTCTTGTTCATTACTTCTGCCTTTTGTCATGTTATATATGGACATGCTGGATTTGATGATTGATGATTTGACTTGATTTGCTGGTTTGCTGGTTTGCTGGACTAACTTTGCACTAACTTTACATGTTGCGGATATTTATGGCTGAGTACATGTCTTGCCTGCGATGTTGATCATACGGCTGTTACGAGTCGAGACATGAAGATATTTTTATCAATCGATTATACTGACTTTATGAAGTTGCCTGTTTTATTTTAAGAAATTGATCTGACTTGAGTCGTCGTCTCTCGGACATATCTTGTGCCGAGCTCGATCAAGTCTCAATGTAGTAATCACATCTCCAGCCTCTTGTTTTGATAGGGGTTTCAGGCAAAAACCGTATCATTGGAAACGGGATCTTTCATGTATTCTGAGATAAGATTCTAAGTATCTTTGAAGGTAGCGCCTACAGATTTTTAGGTTCATATACGCTTCTTATGAATATTTCCAGCCTTTCCCAGAGTAAGGCTGACAAGGTAAAAAGTGACCATCTTTGCTGGCCTTCGATTGGGATTGGGTCAGAGCTCCATCAAACAACCATAGTCCTCGACTGAGCAGCCGGCCTGGCCAGTTTTCTAATGGACAATCATCTGTGCAGCAACATGAGATGAAGTCGTGACAGCAGAGAAGACTCATGGCGCGGATCTGTTAATACACTGTCTTCCCTTTCCAAGCTTAGGGGACTCGTTTGGATTTctaaaaaaaaggaaaagtaAGCCCTTGTTCTCAGTATAGAGGTATAGACATAGTACTGAACATACAGTGTCTATAATTCTCTTCCCACTATCAGTAATAATATCCACTGCGGCGCCCAGAAAGCACACACAGTGCATCCAATCTCGTATCAATAGCCGGATGCCTGTCCAAGACGACCCCATTTGGACTGCGTAGTAGTATGCTTCAGTCACCATGAAGATGTGGTAGACAATCAATGCAACTGCTGTGATTTGTGGCGCATCGTGAAGACGAAAGCCGGAAAGCGAGGCTGTGGACGAAAAACATAGATAGAGGAAAAATCAGGGAGAGACAATAGCTATGTGCGAAGTCTTTGAGGTTGTACATTTTCAAGGTTTCTgtaggagaagagagaagtGGGAAAGGTCTTTATCTTTGAAGATACCATCAATGGACCTTAGATAGTCAAAGTTTTCGAAATCAATGCCACCGAAACACTCTGATTAATTATTCTATTCTCTCTATCAAAGAATTTCTGATAAATGCCCCGTATTTTGACCGAAATCAGCCTTGTCCTAAAGAGGAAAAAGGCTATCCTACCTTAGCCACAGCGCCACATTTGGCTGCTGAAGACTGACGTCATATCTCAACTGCCCGAAATGAATAGGAACAGCTTCAACTCTCCTTTGTCTATGCTTTACTTTAGGCACATTTCTGCTTACTGGTATACGAGCTTAGAGATGACAGTTGCTGTGCAAAATTGCTATTCTGGGGCGATTGCTGAACCTCTGTTTTATCGTCTATCTCACTACGGAGGGGCTTCCCACAACGTCGACTAATCCACCGTGCTCTGGTCCTGTTGACTTTCAACATGTCGCAGCCCCATTTGCAGCTCTTTAATTGCCTTCGAGATAGTAACGAGAACTCTGGGttccctctcttccctctcctACCACCCGAACTGCGCCTGAAAATATGGAACTACTCGCTGCAACACCCGCGCATCATAACGGTCCGTTTCGAGGTTCGCACGGACAGACAAGTAGACGAAGATGGAGGAAGTACCCGGTATCGCGCCATTGTGGACGGACATCAGTTGATGAGCAAGTTAATGCGAGTCAATAGCGAAGCAAGAGAGGCAGCATTGAGTTTTTACCGGGTTCATATACCGTGCACGCTGATGCATGGGATTTCGGGCGAAGAGGTTATGAAACCAGGGACTTTTTATTTCAATCCGGAGTACGACTTTCTTTGGATATACCCGGGGATTTTGGCAAAAAATACTTTGCTGGATTTTATATACCATCTGAAGCACACGCATGATCCTTGCCGTGTTGGTTTGCTCAACCTCGCGCTGGACACGCACAGTCTGAACGCGACTGATCTCAACCTATTAGAGCCAGCAAACCTCAATGCCGAGCACAGAGACGCCTTTGTTGGAACAGTCAGCCAGCTGCGAGAGGTCTTTTTTGTCGAGAAGGTGCACACGGGACGTCAAGTTCTGGGTCTCTTGAGCGGGATTCCGACATCTGAGACAATGTTCAACCGCTCCTTCCCGATCATGGCGACGACACCAAACTTTGAGCGTTTACGACATGATCCCCGCCATATCGCAGACGACTTGAAACGAGTATATGTGGAGAGCGATCCCCTTGCTTTGCTCCATCAATGGCAACGACTACTGAAGAAATGGGACATCTCGCCATCCAGCGTCAAGTATCGACTCATGCTGACTTTCAGTCCACCCGGCGGCGAGTTCCCTATTTTTGACCACGAGAGCGCAAAGAGATGGGTAGAAAAAGAAGATTGGGAGTGGACGGGGAAATGGCGCCTTGACGACAGCTTAACGAATGCTAACCTAGCACTACGGTATTTCGACATCACCAACCAAGTCACGGAGTACCCGATTGGCTCGTTGCATGAAAAGTACAAGAATGAGGATCTCGAGAAAGCCGTGAAACCAGCTTTTGGGTTCTGGTTGTTTCCGATGAATGCGTTTGGGACGTTGCCGCCAGAAGCGGTTTCGGAGGAGGCATGGTTCCGGCCGTTCACGAAGGAGCTTTTGGATATGACAGAGCATTGGCCTGAGCTTGGGTTGTTGAACTTACCTAGGATGTCTTGACGGCGCACTCCCACAAGGAAAATCTTTGCCTGAAACAGTATATAGCCGAGTATATACCCTGACTAGAACACTGTCATATAATACATTATAGACATAATAACATTT
This Aspergillus chevalieri M1 DNA, chromosome 3, nearly complete sequence DNA region includes the following protein-coding sequences:
- the erg27 gene encoding protein erg27 (COG:S;~EggNog:ENOG410PN1T;~InterPro:IPR023410,IPR000308,IPR036815;~TransMembrane:1 (o46-66i)); this translates as MADIDEDKLPLDFDDCEWLDVWMASHEVDQKALGAFAASTGLEDPFLSAMLYKVLGLSVMLSKKLLRARRLRRLDPTRETRSLQMYHHIIWLSREGLLILEEFVLPMVEAYVELKVLAHKLRASFYHIFVLFHNQPAVHSPGIIGLPANGATISGTGSGVLSQEPGTRLSFKSKPEILPVPVELASRWERLSAGRVTQHPPGLAPVQPPKPAASFLLPLQDYTTTATACFNHAATLAERMLPGSHPLRLSVKLEYAAYIHDCLHDPTACRRLAKQAIADVYNAREGMDDESFEDAAEIVRVLGRMVKRGGKTSSSGGSTTQTGTPRGDKSRSEGSETSQTRRGTATTTTATTTTTMVSPKSETPATMTNRL
- a CDS encoding uncharacterized protein (COG:S;~EggNog:ENOG410Q1YG;~TransMembrane:1 (o252-269i)), whose amino-acid sequence is MVIAVGADFSRIVKDGSVDTRLRVRATSGQCWPWLCGDSLPRPRPAAVPSSFETASVLPNDAPTVYPWKNASTLIRSVRAFTAFIQQLDDRQLLPSFSTRSVFPVETTLLHPSSNLSVVSSSPLHPLRDDSFEPMVYDNNYTTLMTNKTDTAPRLQFCDRFSGAWQQACHTVHDTVKTFFFPYDAIDSTHLPNSSMHPPVSLSSDTHQRKLPLPHNESESTVAPKTIPSANAAAVLSGDSQDAGSCRNPKQVRGSCMAIVIGLVMGIIWF
- a CDS encoding 2EXR domain-containing protein (COG:S;~EggNog:ENOG410PXZ4); the encoded protein is MSQPHLQLFNCLRDSNENSGFPLFPLLPPELRLKIWNYSLQHPRIITVRFEVRTDRQVDEDGGSTRYRAIVDGHQLMSKLMRVNSEAREAALSFYRVHIPCTLMHGISGEEVMKPGTFYFNPEYDFLWIYPGILAKNTLLDFIYHLKHTHDPCRVGLLNLALDTHSLNATDLNLLEPANLNAEHRDAFVGTVSQLREVFFVEKVHTGRQVLGLLSGIPTSETMFNRSFPIMATTPNFERLRHDPRHIADDLKRVYVESDPLALLHQWQRLLKKWDISPSSVKYRLMLTFSPPGGEFPIFDHESAKRWVEKEDWEWTGKWRLDDSLTNANLALRYFDITNQVTEYPIGSLHEKYKNEDLEKAVKPAFGFWLFPMNAFGTLPPEAVSEEAWFRPFTKELLDMTEHWPELGLLNLPRMS